From a region of the Gossypium raimondii isolate GPD5lz chromosome 10, ASM2569854v1, whole genome shotgun sequence genome:
- the LOC105775760 gene encoding uncharacterized protein LOC105775760 isoform X1 — MAYLRPLIFYILTALAIFMLISPSHSSLDNVNDRVTLSLYYETSLCQHCASFISNDLVKVFHTDLHTIINLRLVPWGNVEIHCQHGEEECYLNTIHSCVIHFWPDVKEHLEFIRCTEQQSLKGGPVEALWKNCSEKLRLNEEIINKCYTTGFGYKLLLQHANETAHLKPPQEYVPWVVVNNQPLRQLQDLENFVKYVCEAYKGDHKPAACKAQSSGLSPTIHALPQPPPIPVVGFYKLAVQWPPSVCKSTLNCKKPILPEFKIHGIWAQDAHDRPVPQYGPRNPCTHPNPNLDKKKLKGFLQSDPVLWIDLPRLWPNLILGKSDISFWHDEWTKHGTCSDFAQRPLSYFQSAIQLKKKLSRVIGLTPDSTYTVQQAVNAVFQLIHAYPQISCNRNRTNNRQLLLSEMYICYERPTSSNLLGTLKNCSHLYHGQCNSLSDIISFPR, encoded by the exons ATGGCTTATCTTCGACCATTGATCTTCTATATTCTGACTGCTCTTGCAATATTCATGCTTATTTCTCCCTCCCATTCCTCTTTAGATAATGTTAATGACAGGGTTACTTTGTCACTGTACTATGAAACAAGTTTATGCCAGCATTGTGCCTCCTTTAtctccaatgaccttgtcaagGTCTTCCACACTGACCTCCATACCATTATCAATCTAAGATTGGTCCCTTGGGGCAATGTTGAAATCCATTGCCAG CATGGAGAAGAAGAATGCTACTTAAACACTATACATAGCTGTGTCATCCATTTCTGGCCTGATGTG AAAGAGCACTTGGAATTCATTCGCTGCACAGAGCAACAAAGCTTAAAAGGGGGGCCAGTTGAAGCACTGTGGAAAAATTGCAGTGAAAAGCTGAGATTGAATGAGGAGATAATCAACAAATGCTATACTACTGGATTTGGATATAAG CTTCTGTTGCAACATGCTAATGAGACTGCACATCTGAAGCCACCTCAAGAATATGTGCCATGGGTGGTGGTGAATAATCAGCCACTCAGACAA TTGCAGGACttggaaaattttgtgaaatatgtgTGTGAAGCTTATAAAGGCGATCATAAACCAGCTGCTTGCAAAGCACAATCATCCGGTCTCAGCCCAACCATCCATGCAT TACCCCAGCCGCCACCAATTCCAGTGGTAGGCTTCTATAAACTAGCAGTTCAATGGCCTCCCTCAGTGTGCAAATCTACTCTCAACTGTAAAAAGCCAATCCTACCCGAGTTTAAAATACATGGAATCTGGGCGCAAGACGCTCATGACAGGCCGGTGCCCCAATATGGTCCAAGGAATCCTTGCACCCATCCGAATCCTAATCTAGATAAAAAGAAACTGAAA ggTTTTCTGCAAAGTGATCCAGTTCTTTGGATAGACTTGCCCCGACTATGGCCAAACTTGATATTGGGAAAGTCAGACATTAGCTTTTGGCACGACGAATGGACAAAACATGGCACATGTTCCGACTTTGCACAACGACCTCTGTCATACTTTCAATCCGCCATacaactaaagaaaaaattatctCGAG TTATTGGACTCACACCTGATTCAACCTATACGGTCCAACAAGCTGTGAATGCAGTTTTTCAGCTTATACACGCATATCCCCAAATTTCGTGTAATAGAAATAGAACAAACAATAGACAATTATTACTCTCGGAGATGTATATATGTTATGAAAGACCGACATCATCCAATCTCCTTGGAACACTTAAAAACTGTTCCCATTTATATCATGGCCAATGTAATAGCCTATCGGATATCATAAGTTTCCCTAGGTAG
- the LOC105775760 gene encoding uncharacterized protein LOC105775760 isoform X2, with protein MAYLRPLIFYILTALAIFMLISPSHSSLDNVNDRVTLSLYYETSLCQHCASFISNDLVKVFHTDLHTIINLRLVPWGNVEIHCQHGEEECYLNTIHSCVIHFWPDVKEHLEFIRCTEQQSLKGGPVEALWKNCSEKLRLNEEIINKCYTTGFGYKLLLQHANETAHLKPPQEYVPWVVVNNQPLRQDLENFVKYVCEAYKGDHKPAACKAQSSGLSPTIHALPQPPPIPVVGFYKLAVQWPPSVCKSTLNCKKPILPEFKIHGIWAQDAHDRPVPQYGPRNPCTHPNPNLDKKKLKGFLQSDPVLWIDLPRLWPNLILGKSDISFWHDEWTKHGTCSDFAQRPLSYFQSAIQLKKKLSRVIGLTPDSTYTVQQAVNAVFQLIHAYPQISCNRNRTNNRQLLLSEMYICYERPTSSNLLGTLKNCSHLYHGQCNSLSDIISFPR; from the exons ATGGCTTATCTTCGACCATTGATCTTCTATATTCTGACTGCTCTTGCAATATTCATGCTTATTTCTCCCTCCCATTCCTCTTTAGATAATGTTAATGACAGGGTTACTTTGTCACTGTACTATGAAACAAGTTTATGCCAGCATTGTGCCTCCTTTAtctccaatgaccttgtcaagGTCTTCCACACTGACCTCCATACCATTATCAATCTAAGATTGGTCCCTTGGGGCAATGTTGAAATCCATTGCCAG CATGGAGAAGAAGAATGCTACTTAAACACTATACATAGCTGTGTCATCCATTTCTGGCCTGATGTG AAAGAGCACTTGGAATTCATTCGCTGCACAGAGCAACAAAGCTTAAAAGGGGGGCCAGTTGAAGCACTGTGGAAAAATTGCAGTGAAAAGCTGAGATTGAATGAGGAGATAATCAACAAATGCTATACTACTGGATTTGGATATAAG CTTCTGTTGCAACATGCTAATGAGACTGCACATCTGAAGCCACCTCAAGAATATGTGCCATGGGTGGTGGTGAATAATCAGCCACTCAGACAA GACttggaaaattttgtgaaatatgtgTGTGAAGCTTATAAAGGCGATCATAAACCAGCTGCTTGCAAAGCACAATCATCCGGTCTCAGCCCAACCATCCATGCAT TACCCCAGCCGCCACCAATTCCAGTGGTAGGCTTCTATAAACTAGCAGTTCAATGGCCTCCCTCAGTGTGCAAATCTACTCTCAACTGTAAAAAGCCAATCCTACCCGAGTTTAAAATACATGGAATCTGGGCGCAAGACGCTCATGACAGGCCGGTGCCCCAATATGGTCCAAGGAATCCTTGCACCCATCCGAATCCTAATCTAGATAAAAAGAAACTGAAA ggTTTTCTGCAAAGTGATCCAGTTCTTTGGATAGACTTGCCCCGACTATGGCCAAACTTGATATTGGGAAAGTCAGACATTAGCTTTTGGCACGACGAATGGACAAAACATGGCACATGTTCCGACTTTGCACAACGACCTCTGTCATACTTTCAATCCGCCATacaactaaagaaaaaattatctCGAG TTATTGGACTCACACCTGATTCAACCTATACGGTCCAACAAGCTGTGAATGCAGTTTTTCAGCTTATACACGCATATCCCCAAATTTCGTGTAATAGAAATAGAACAAACAATAGACAATTATTACTCTCGGAGATGTATATATGTTATGAAAGACCGACATCATCCAATCTCCTTGGAACACTTAAAAACTGTTCCCATTTATATCATGGCCAATGTAATAGCCTATCGGATATCATAAGTTTCCCTAGGTAG
- the LOC105775765 gene encoding F-box/kelch-repeat protein At3g06240 — protein sequence MQMPRFEVPEALVTEILSKLPVKSLMRFNCICKYWCSSFRTPHFISKHYHNNLKNNNLNPLLQRFDGNANLAYLSQLSVEKDENFLVKQNIRLPFFIHDSPYVWGACHGLFCLHSSFMNDMEVAIWNPSTREFKILPQSSVQRPTYPGLTCKYVIFDCGAFEFDFKNDDYKFIRFVTLCYVDSERGIESPDDVSQVELYSLKCDSWKEIPSPNYRPLDYCLSNNCLDGICYWQIVTGNSPYEKVMILSFDMANEKFSVSPILEFVGFFSKTNINVLVFNGSVGVLVYPVEGIDKSFDLWVMNGKEWTKQFSIESIPGVVNPLGFWKNNELFLLNTNYEVVLFDPSTQELKVLGINSYLDHHREYVSLFFYVESLVSINGIQEHRDHIIRQLVGDASNNINRNIDQVDTKYDDG from the coding sequence atgcAGATGCCAAGATTTGAAGTGCCAGAAGCTTTGGTGACGGAAATTCTGTCTAAGCTTCCAGTTAAGTCCCTTATGCGTTTCAACTGCATTTGTAAATATTGGTGTTCTTCTTTTCGAACTCCTCATTTCATTTCCAAGCATTATCACAACAACCTTAAAAACAATAACCTTAATCCCCTTCTCCAGCGATTTGATGGCAACGCCAATCTCGCTTATTTATCTCAGCTTTCAgtagaaaaagatgaaaacttCTTAGTAAAACAAAACATTCGCCTTCCTTTTTTCATTCACGATTCCCCCTATGTTTGGGGTGCTTGTCATGGATTATTTTGTTTACATAGTTCTTTCATGAATGATATGGAGGTTGCCATTTGGAACCCATCAACTAGAGAATTTAAAATCCTTCCTCAGTCCTCAGTCCAACGACCTACTTACCCAGGCCTTACCTGTAAGTATGTTATTTTTGACTGCGGTGCTTTcgagtttgattttaaaaatgatgacTACAAATTCATACGATTTGTTACTCTTTGTTATGTTGATAGTGAACGTGGAATTGAAAGTCCTGATGATGTGTCCCAAGTTGAGTTGTATTCTCTTAAATGCGATTCTTGGAAGGAAATCCCATCTCCTAATTATAGACCACTTGATTATTGTTTGAGTAATAATTGCTTAGATGGAATTTGTTATTGGCAAATAGTAACGGGGAACTCTCCTTATGAAAAAGTAATGATTCTTTCATTTGACATGGCTAATGAGAAGTTTTCGGTTTCACCTATCCTTGAATTTGTCGGGTTTTTCTCAAAAACCAATATTAACGTATTGGTGTTTAATGGATCAGTTGGTGTTCTTGTTTACCCGGTGGAAGGAATTGACAAGTCTTTTGATTTATGGGTAATGAATGGGAAAGAATGGACTAAACAATTCAGTATTGAATCTATTCCTGGAGTTGTCAACCCATTGGGGTTTTGGAAAAATAATGaactatttcttttaaatacaaattatgAAGTAGTCTTGTTTGATCCCTCCACCCAAGAGCTTAAGGTGCTTGGGATCAATTCTTACCTGGATCATCATCGAGAGTACGTCTCCCTCTTTTTTTATGTTGAGAGCCTGGTTTCAATCAATGGAATACAAGAGCATAGGGATCATATAATACGTCAACTAGTTGGAGATgcatcaaataatataaatagaaatatagaTCAAGTAGATACTAAATATGATGATGGATAG